A region from the Lutra lutra chromosome 1, mLutLut1.2, whole genome shotgun sequence genome encodes:
- the LOC125096571 gene encoding transmembrane and coiled-coil domains protein 1-like isoform X3: MKRGTSLHSRRGKPEAPKGSPQINRKSGQEMATVMQSGQPRSSSTTDAPTSSAMMEIACAAAAACLPGDEATAERIERLEVSSLAQTSSAVASSTDGSIHTDSVDGTPDPQRTKAAIAHLQQKILKLTEQIKIAQTARDDNVAEYLKLSNSADKQQAARIKQVFEKKNQKSAQTILQLQKKLEHYHRKLREVEQNGIPRQPKDVFRDMHQGLKDVGAKVTGFSEGVVDSVKGGLSSFSQATHSAAGAVVSKPREIASLIRNKFGSADNIPNLKDSLEEGQVDDGGKGLGVISNFQSSPKYGSEEDCSSATSGSVGANSTTGGIAVGASSSKTNTLDMQSSGFDALLHEIQEIRETQARLEESFETLKEHYQRDYSLIMQALQEERYRCERLEEQLNDLTELHQNEILNLKQELASMEEKIAYQSYERARDIQEALEACQTRISKMELQQQQQQVVQLEGLENATARNLLGKLINILLAVMAVLLVFVSTVANCVVPLMKTRQQDVQHFIPCGFHCLSLEALGCPLQLCGTVLLLPQMMLAQEGSTPLPSGECMQRRIR, translated from the coding sequence ATGAAGAGGGGGACGAGCTTACATAGTAGGCGGGGCAAACCAGAGGCCCCAAAGGGAAGTCCCCAAATCAACAGGAAATCTGGCCAAGAGATGGCAACTGTTATGCAGTCAGGCCAACCCAGGTCTTCATCCACAACTGATGCTCCAACCAGTTCTGCTATGATGGAAATAGcttgtgctgctgctgctgcatgTCTGCCAGGGGATGAGGCAACTGCAGAGCGGATCGAGCGGTTGGAAGTAAGCAGCCTCGCCCAGACTTCCAGTGCAGTGGCCTCCAGCACCGATGGCAGCATCCACACAGACTCTGTGGATGGAACACCAGACCCTCAGCGCACAAAGGCTGCGATTGCTCACCTGCAGCAGAAAATCCTGAAGCTCACAGAACAGATCAAGATTGCACAAACAGCCAGGGACGACAATGTTGCTGAGTACTTGAAGCTTTCCAACAGTGCAGACAAGCAGCAGGCTGCCCGCATCAAGCAGGTCTTTGAGAAGAAGAACCAGAAGTCTGCCCAAACCATCCTCCAGCTACAAAAGAAGCTTGAGCACTACCACAGAAAGCTCCGAGAGGTGGAGCAGAATGGGATTCCCCGGCAGCCGAAGGATGTCTTCAGGGACATGCACCAGGGTCTGAAGGATGTGGGAGCAAAGGTGACTGGCTTCAGTGAAGGTGTGGTGGACAGTGTCAAAGGTGGACTTTCTAGCTTCTCCCAGGCGACCCATTCAGCAGCAGGGGCTGTAGTCTCAAAACCCAGAGAGATTGCCTCACTAATTCGGAATAAATTTGGCAGTGCAGACAATATCCCTAACCTGAAGGACTCTTTAGAGGAAGGGCAAGTGGATGATGGGGGAAAGGGTTTGGGGGTGATTTCAAACTTTCAGTCAAGCCCAAAATATGGTAGTGAGGAAGATTGTTCTAGTGCCACTTCAGGCTCAGTGGGAGCCAACAGCACCACTGGAGGCATTGCTGTAGGAGCGTCCAGCTCCAAAACAAACACCCTGGACATGCAGAGCTCAGGATTTGATGCACTACTACATGAGATCCAGGAGATCCGGGAAACACAGGCCAGACTAGAGGAATCCTTTGAGACTCTCAAGGAGCATTATCAGAGAGACTATTCATTAATAATGCAGGCCTTACAAGAGGAGCGATATAGATGTGAACGATTAGAAGAGCAACTAAATGACCTAACGGAACTCCAtcagaatgaaatcttaaacttGAAGCAGGAGTTGGCCAGCATGGAAGAGAAAATTGCATATCAGTCCTATGAACGGGCCCGGGACATCCAGGAGGCCCTGGAGGCGTGCCAGACCCGCATCTCCAAGATggagctgcagcagcagcagcagcaggtggtACAGCTGGAAGGGCTGGAGAATGCGACTGCTCGGAACCTTCTGGGCAAACTCATCAACATCCTTCTGGCAGTCATGGCGGTCCTTTTGGTCTTTGTCTCCACGGTAGCCAACTGCGTGGTTCCTCTCATGAAAACTCGGCAACAGGACGTTCAGCACTTTATTCCTTGTGGTTTTCATTGCCTTTCTCTGGAAGCACTGGGATGCCCTCTTCAGCTATGTGGAACGgttcttctcctcccccagatGATGCTGGCACAAGAAGGCAGTACTCCCCTACCCTCTGGCGAGTGCATGCAGCGAAGAATTAGATAG
- the LOC125096571 gene encoding transmembrane and coiled-coil domains protein 1-like isoform X1: MEPSGTEQLYEDPDPGGKSQDAEARKQTESEQKLSKMTHNALENINVIGQGLKHLFQHQRRRSSVSPHDVQQIQADPEPEMDLESQNACAEIDGVPTHPTALNRVLQQIRVPPKMKRGTSLHSRRGKPEAPKGSPQINRKSGQEMATVMQSGQPRSSSTTDAPTSSAMMEIACAAAAACLPGDEATAERIERLEVSSLAQTSSAVASSTDGSIHTDSVDGTPDPQRTKAAIAHLQQKILKLTEQIKIAQTARDDNVAEYLKLSNSADKQQAARIKQVFEKKNQKSAQTILQLQKKLEHYHRKLREVEQNGIPRQPKDVFRDMHQGLKDVGAKVTGFSEGVVDSVKGGLSSFSQATHSAAGAVVSKPREIASLIRNKFGSADNIPNLKDSLEEGQVDDGGKGLGVISNFQSSPKYGSEEDCSSATSGSVGANSTTGGIAVGASSSKTNTLDMQSSGFDALLHEIQEIRETQARLEESFETLKEHYQRDYSLIMQALQEERYRCERLEEQLNDLTELHQNEILNLKQELASMEEKIAYQSYERARDIQEALEACQTRISKMELQQQQQQVVQLEGLENATARNLLGKLINILLAVMAVLLVFVSTVANCVVPLMKTRQQDVQHFIPCGFHCLSLEALGCPLQLCGTVLLLPQMMLAQEGSTPLPSGECMQRRIR; encoded by the coding sequence ATGGAGCCTTCTGGTACTGAACAGTTATATGAGGACCCTGATCCTGGAGGCAAATCCCAAGATGCAGAGGCCAGAAAGCAGACAGAATCAGAACAAAAGTTGTCTAAAATGACCCACAATGCTTTGGAGAACATTAATGTGATTGGCCAAGGCTTGAAGCATCTCTTCCAGCACCAGCGCAGGAGGTCATCAGTGTCTCCACACGATGTGCAACAAATTCAGGCAGATCCAGAACCTGAAATGGATCTGGAAAGCCAGAACGCATGTGCTGAGATTGATGgtgtccccacccaccccacagctCTGAATCGTGTCCTGCAGCAGATCCGAGTGCCACCCAAGATGAAGAGGGGGACGAGCTTACATAGTAGGCGGGGCAAACCAGAGGCCCCAAAGGGAAGTCCCCAAATCAACAGGAAATCTGGCCAAGAGATGGCAACTGTTATGCAGTCAGGCCAACCCAGGTCTTCATCCACAACTGATGCTCCAACCAGTTCTGCTATGATGGAAATAGcttgtgctgctgctgctgcatgTCTGCCAGGGGATGAGGCAACTGCAGAGCGGATCGAGCGGTTGGAAGTAAGCAGCCTCGCCCAGACTTCCAGTGCAGTGGCCTCCAGCACCGATGGCAGCATCCACACAGACTCTGTGGATGGAACACCAGACCCTCAGCGCACAAAGGCTGCGATTGCTCACCTGCAGCAGAAAATCCTGAAGCTCACAGAACAGATCAAGATTGCACAAACAGCCAGGGACGACAATGTTGCTGAGTACTTGAAGCTTTCCAACAGTGCAGACAAGCAGCAGGCTGCCCGCATCAAGCAGGTCTTTGAGAAGAAGAACCAGAAGTCTGCCCAAACCATCCTCCAGCTACAAAAGAAGCTTGAGCACTACCACAGAAAGCTCCGAGAGGTGGAGCAGAATGGGATTCCCCGGCAGCCGAAGGATGTCTTCAGGGACATGCACCAGGGTCTGAAGGATGTGGGAGCAAAGGTGACTGGCTTCAGTGAAGGTGTGGTGGACAGTGTCAAAGGTGGACTTTCTAGCTTCTCCCAGGCGACCCATTCAGCAGCAGGGGCTGTAGTCTCAAAACCCAGAGAGATTGCCTCACTAATTCGGAATAAATTTGGCAGTGCAGACAATATCCCTAACCTGAAGGACTCTTTAGAGGAAGGGCAAGTGGATGATGGGGGAAAGGGTTTGGGGGTGATTTCAAACTTTCAGTCAAGCCCAAAATATGGTAGTGAGGAAGATTGTTCTAGTGCCACTTCAGGCTCAGTGGGAGCCAACAGCACCACTGGAGGCATTGCTGTAGGAGCGTCCAGCTCCAAAACAAACACCCTGGACATGCAGAGCTCAGGATTTGATGCACTACTACATGAGATCCAGGAGATCCGGGAAACACAGGCCAGACTAGAGGAATCCTTTGAGACTCTCAAGGAGCATTATCAGAGAGACTATTCATTAATAATGCAGGCCTTACAAGAGGAGCGATATAGATGTGAACGATTAGAAGAGCAACTAAATGACCTAACGGAACTCCAtcagaatgaaatcttaaacttGAAGCAGGAGTTGGCCAGCATGGAAGAGAAAATTGCATATCAGTCCTATGAACGGGCCCGGGACATCCAGGAGGCCCTGGAGGCGTGCCAGACCCGCATCTCCAAGATggagctgcagcagcagcagcagcaggtggtACAGCTGGAAGGGCTGGAGAATGCGACTGCTCGGAACCTTCTGGGCAAACTCATCAACATCCTTCTGGCAGTCATGGCGGTCCTTTTGGTCTTTGTCTCCACGGTAGCCAACTGCGTGGTTCCTCTCATGAAAACTCGGCAACAGGACGTTCAGCACTTTATTCCTTGTGGTTTTCATTGCCTTTCTCTGGAAGCACTGGGATGCCCTCTTCAGCTATGTGGAACGgttcttctcctcccccagatGATGCTGGCACAAGAAGGCAGTACTCCCCTACCCTCTGGCGAGTGCATGCAGCGAAGAATTAGATAG
- the LOC125096571 gene encoding transmembrane and coiled-coil domains protein 1-like isoform X2, with amino-acid sequence MTHNALENINVIGQGLKHLFQHQRRRSSVSPHDVQQIQADPEPEMDLESQNACAEIDGVPTHPTALNRVLQQIRVPPKMKRGTSLHSRRGKPEAPKGSPQINRKSGQEMATVMQSGQPRSSSTTDAPTSSAMMEIACAAAAACLPGDEATAERIERLEVSSLAQTSSAVASSTDGSIHTDSVDGTPDPQRTKAAIAHLQQKILKLTEQIKIAQTARDDNVAEYLKLSNSADKQQAARIKQVFEKKNQKSAQTILQLQKKLEHYHRKLREVEQNGIPRQPKDVFRDMHQGLKDVGAKVTGFSEGVVDSVKGGLSSFSQATHSAAGAVVSKPREIASLIRNKFGSADNIPNLKDSLEEGQVDDGGKGLGVISNFQSSPKYGSEEDCSSATSGSVGANSTTGGIAVGASSSKTNTLDMQSSGFDALLHEIQEIRETQARLEESFETLKEHYQRDYSLIMQALQEERYRCERLEEQLNDLTELHQNEILNLKQELASMEEKIAYQSYERARDIQEALEACQTRISKMELQQQQQQVVQLEGLENATARNLLGKLINILLAVMAVLLVFVSTVANCVVPLMKTRQQDVQHFIPCGFHCLSLEALGCPLQLCGTVLLLPQMMLAQEGSTPLPSGECMQRRIR; translated from the coding sequence ATGACCCACAATGCTTTGGAGAACATTAATGTGATTGGCCAAGGCTTGAAGCATCTCTTCCAGCACCAGCGCAGGAGGTCATCAGTGTCTCCACACGATGTGCAACAAATTCAGGCAGATCCAGAACCTGAAATGGATCTGGAAAGCCAGAACGCATGTGCTGAGATTGATGgtgtccccacccaccccacagctCTGAATCGTGTCCTGCAGCAGATCCGAGTGCCACCCAAGATGAAGAGGGGGACGAGCTTACATAGTAGGCGGGGCAAACCAGAGGCCCCAAAGGGAAGTCCCCAAATCAACAGGAAATCTGGCCAAGAGATGGCAACTGTTATGCAGTCAGGCCAACCCAGGTCTTCATCCACAACTGATGCTCCAACCAGTTCTGCTATGATGGAAATAGcttgtgctgctgctgctgcatgTCTGCCAGGGGATGAGGCAACTGCAGAGCGGATCGAGCGGTTGGAAGTAAGCAGCCTCGCCCAGACTTCCAGTGCAGTGGCCTCCAGCACCGATGGCAGCATCCACACAGACTCTGTGGATGGAACACCAGACCCTCAGCGCACAAAGGCTGCGATTGCTCACCTGCAGCAGAAAATCCTGAAGCTCACAGAACAGATCAAGATTGCACAAACAGCCAGGGACGACAATGTTGCTGAGTACTTGAAGCTTTCCAACAGTGCAGACAAGCAGCAGGCTGCCCGCATCAAGCAGGTCTTTGAGAAGAAGAACCAGAAGTCTGCCCAAACCATCCTCCAGCTACAAAAGAAGCTTGAGCACTACCACAGAAAGCTCCGAGAGGTGGAGCAGAATGGGATTCCCCGGCAGCCGAAGGATGTCTTCAGGGACATGCACCAGGGTCTGAAGGATGTGGGAGCAAAGGTGACTGGCTTCAGTGAAGGTGTGGTGGACAGTGTCAAAGGTGGACTTTCTAGCTTCTCCCAGGCGACCCATTCAGCAGCAGGGGCTGTAGTCTCAAAACCCAGAGAGATTGCCTCACTAATTCGGAATAAATTTGGCAGTGCAGACAATATCCCTAACCTGAAGGACTCTTTAGAGGAAGGGCAAGTGGATGATGGGGGAAAGGGTTTGGGGGTGATTTCAAACTTTCAGTCAAGCCCAAAATATGGTAGTGAGGAAGATTGTTCTAGTGCCACTTCAGGCTCAGTGGGAGCCAACAGCACCACTGGAGGCATTGCTGTAGGAGCGTCCAGCTCCAAAACAAACACCCTGGACATGCAGAGCTCAGGATTTGATGCACTACTACATGAGATCCAGGAGATCCGGGAAACACAGGCCAGACTAGAGGAATCCTTTGAGACTCTCAAGGAGCATTATCAGAGAGACTATTCATTAATAATGCAGGCCTTACAAGAGGAGCGATATAGATGTGAACGATTAGAAGAGCAACTAAATGACCTAACGGAACTCCAtcagaatgaaatcttaaacttGAAGCAGGAGTTGGCCAGCATGGAAGAGAAAATTGCATATCAGTCCTATGAACGGGCCCGGGACATCCAGGAGGCCCTGGAGGCGTGCCAGACCCGCATCTCCAAGATggagctgcagcagcagcagcagcaggtggtACAGCTGGAAGGGCTGGAGAATGCGACTGCTCGGAACCTTCTGGGCAAACTCATCAACATCCTTCTGGCAGTCATGGCGGTCCTTTTGGTCTTTGTCTCCACGGTAGCCAACTGCGTGGTTCCTCTCATGAAAACTCGGCAACAGGACGTTCAGCACTTTATTCCTTGTGGTTTTCATTGCCTTTCTCTGGAAGCACTGGGATGCCCTCTTCAGCTATGTGGAACGgttcttctcctcccccagatGATGCTGGCACAAGAAGGCAGTACTCCCCTACCCTCTGGCGAGTGCATGCAGCGAAGAATTAGATAG